The Virgibacillus sp. MSP4-1 genome has a segment encoding these proteins:
- a CDS encoding MFS transporter: MSEKLKAIVGHVDVNRDLILLLTIGGLYSISIFLSNTFVNIFLWKQAGDYATIAFYNLAVYIMQPLTFILAGRWAKKVDRVIVLRLGVTFLSLFFLTVLIMGDYAEKYNVILGGILGIGYGFYWLAFHVLTFEITEPETRDFFNGFFGLLQSLGGMIGPISAGFIISKMEANTGYTTIFTISLVLFVVAVICSFFLNRRSAEGEYNFRIILKERNNNNNWKRVLQANYSQGLREGIFLFVISIWVFLITDSEFALGTFNLIFSGFSFFVYYLATRLIKPKFRKTSILIGGLILYMSIYLIIFFKSYTVLLIYAAIIGFAYPIIYVPYFSISYDVIGTSWMAKEKRIEYIVVRELFLNSGRVSSILLFLIVTALFDADKSIPYLLATMGIGHLAISYFFRDIHLPGKKPNEENVEKENKPLINKEVAEDENR; the protein is encoded by the coding sequence CTGCTTACTATTGGTGGTTTATATTCCATTAGTATTTTTCTCTCCAATACATTTGTAAATATTTTTCTTTGGAAGCAAGCAGGAGATTATGCAACCATTGCCTTTTACAATTTGGCTGTATATATAATGCAGCCGCTAACCTTTATTCTGGCAGGAAGATGGGCTAAAAAAGTCGACCGTGTAATTGTTTTACGACTGGGAGTAACTTTTTTATCCCTATTTTTTTTGACTGTATTAATTATGGGAGATTATGCGGAAAAGTACAACGTGATATTAGGTGGCATATTAGGCATTGGATATGGTTTTTACTGGCTGGCTTTCCATGTGTTAACCTTTGAAATTACAGAACCGGAAACCAGAGACTTTTTTAACGGGTTTTTTGGTTTGCTTCAGTCTCTGGGAGGAATGATTGGTCCTATCTCCGCCGGTTTCATTATTTCAAAAATGGAGGCTAATACAGGCTATACCACTATATTCACCATTTCTTTAGTTTTATTTGTCGTAGCCGTCATCTGCAGTTTCTTTCTTAATCGCAGAAGTGCAGAAGGAGAATATAATTTTCGAATTATCCTGAAAGAGAGAAACAATAATAACAATTGGAAGCGGGTATTACAGGCTAATTATTCTCAGGGATTAAGAGAGGGAATCTTTTTATTTGTCATTTCCATCTGGGTCTTTTTAATAACCGACAGTGAATTTGCATTGGGTACATTTAACCTGATCTTTTCCGGTTTTTCCTTTTTCGTCTATTACCTTGCGACCCGATTAATAAAACCAAAGTTCCGCAAAACCTCAATCTTAATTGGCGGGCTGATTCTGTATATGTCCATTTACCTGATTATTTTCTTCAAAAGCTATACCGTTTTACTCATCTATGCAGCGATTATAGGTTTTGCCTATCCAATCATTTATGTACCTTATTTTTCGATTTCCTATGATGTTATAGGGACTTCATGGATGGCAAAAGAGAAGCGGATTGAATATATCGTTGTCCGTGAGTTGTTTCTGAATTCAGGGAGGGTAAGCTCTATTCTCCTGTTTCTTATTGTCACTGCACTGTTTGACGCTGATAAGAGTATTCCTTATCTGCTCGCTACAATGGGTATCGGGCACTTGGCAATTTCTTATTTCTTCCGGGATATTCACCTTCCTGGGAAAAAGCCGAATGAAGAAAATGTGGAAAAGGAAAATAAACCTTTAATTAATAAAGAGGTTGCGGAGGATGAGAATCGTTAA